Proteins encoded by one window of Oscillatoria sp. FACHB-1406:
- a CDS encoding DUF928 domain-containing protein: protein MKFFNAKFSLHKKILALALLGAIAASLPLAANSQTLSERSRDSIDTIQPIVFATPDLSGRGRPGDRRGGASRGICPRHGRARDLVAFIPDTSSNPSIGLTTEAHPTFWFHVPYAAKDFSNLSFTLQDEEDNPIYTTQLTGLSNLPGIVSFQLPANAPSLTPGTTYRWVVSPSCEEGRSGNDEFSARVAVGGSVVRVAVDPEIDRELKEARTPRERALIYARNGFWYDTFTEIGNLRRAGEAGDDWEQLLDSLDLEEFAKRPLVDCCQGNN from the coding sequence ATGAAATTTTTTAACGCAAAGTTCTCCCTTCATAAAAAAATATTAGCTCTGGCGCTGCTTGGGGCGATCGCAGCCAGTCTTCCCCTTGCTGCCAACTCGCAAACCCTCTCCGAGCGATCGCGCGACAGCATAGACACTATCCAACCCATTGTCTTTGCTACTCCCGACTTAAGCGGACGAGGACGACCCGGAGACCGTCGCGGGGGGGCAAGTCGGGGGATTTGTCCGAGACACGGACGCGCTCGAGATCTCGTCGCATTCATCCCCGATACAAGCAGCAATCCCTCCATCGGACTGACGACAGAAGCGCATCCTACCTTTTGGTTCCACGTTCCCTACGCTGCCAAAGACTTCTCGAACCTTAGCTTTACCCTTCAGGACGAAGAAGACAACCCGATTTACACCACCCAACTCACCGGACTCAGCAACTTACCCGGAATCGTTAGTTTCCAACTCCCCGCAAACGCGCCGTCCCTGACACCGGGGACAACTTATCGATGGGTTGTCAGCCCTAGCTGCGAAGAAGGGCGCTCTGGCAACGATGAGTTTTCTGCTCGGGTTGCAGTCGGCGGTTCCGTTGTTCGCGTTGCTGTGGATCCAGAGATCGATCGCGAACTCAAAGAAGCTCGCACCCCCAGAGAGCGCGCCCTCATCTATGCCCGCAACGGCTTTTGGTACGATACTTTTACCGAAATTGGCAACCTCCGGCGCGCGGGCGAGGCGGGAGATGATTGGGAACAACTTTTAGATTCATTAGATCTCGAAGAATTTGCTAAACGCCCGCTCGTCGATTGCTGTCAGGGGAATAATTGA
- a CDS encoding DUF6208 family protein: protein MSKNPISLLWELPLALLSFLFYKVLKFAIGNLYTLYLMLNRKQASRWRVLSAENLKSPLSLPVLMTKGPRWNTHAIIGTLGPFTVKEKVALDTETANRSTESWIAVFYSFPAYETIATLESNQLKSATGWETLGLSAGQYSIGLRYYGWRDRVELPAVKVDGELQAEVTPVSPQVNEFYDHLSDRTNLFYASLHYYIFTILKWRKWLPEAFVKGEYLPVGSPDTQFLYGYLERGQALKIAIAPQIVNCCNLYLTIYNRASLPVGSFQIEVEEFSTEPVRENGFYLMRIRHQVGRSSEIELSSIQSRDVEQDSEMKAIKVICNS from the coding sequence ATGAGCAAAAATCCGATTTCGTTATTGTGGGAACTGCCGTTAGCCCTACTTTCTTTTCTATTTTATAAGGTGCTAAAGTTCGCGATCGGCAATCTTTATACGCTGTATTTAATGCTGAATCGCAAACAAGCTTCGCGCTGGCGCGTGCTATCGGCAGAAAATTTAAAATCGCCGCTGAGTTTGCCGGTGTTGATGACGAAGGGGCCGCGTTGGAATACTCATGCGATTATCGGGACACTGGGGCCTTTTACGGTGAAAGAAAAGGTTGCTTTAGATACGGAAACGGCGAATCGTTCTACTGAGTCTTGGATTGCTGTTTTTTATAGTTTTCCGGCTTACGAAACGATCGCGACTCTCGAATCAAATCAACTCAAGTCTGCGACGGGATGGGAGACTTTAGGGCTGTCTGCGGGTCAATATAGTATTGGTTTGCGGTATTATGGATGGCGCGATCGCGTCGAGTTGCCTGCGGTTAAAGTTGATGGGGAATTGCAGGCGGAAGTCACGCCGGTTTCGCCGCAGGTGAATGAATTCTACGACCATTTAAGCGATCGCACCAATTTATTCTACGCCAGCCTGCACTACTATATCTTCACGATTTTAAAATGGCGCAAATGGCTGCCAGAAGCCTTTGTTAAAGGGGAATACCTGCCCGTTGGTTCTCCCGATACGCAATTTTTGTACGGGTATCTCGAACGTGGGCAAGCTTTAAAAATTGCGATCGCACCGCAAATTGTAAATTGTTGTAACCTTTACTTGACAATTTACAACCGTGCGAGTTTACCAGTAGGAAGCTTTCAAATTGAGGTCGAAGAGTTCTCGACTGAGCCGGTGCGGGAGAATGGTTTTTATTTAATGCGAATTCGCCATCAAGTCGGTCGGAGTTCGGAGATAGAATTATCCTCGATACAATCGAGAGATGTCGAGCAAGATAGCGAAATGAAAGCGATAAAGGTCATTTGTAATTCGTAA
- a CDS encoding protein kinase, whose protein sequence is MKAGEQTGTIAFQSLQVAQSKKVGLLPVQGIAIGQILDGRYKIVKTLGTGGFGHTYIAEDLRIPGNPKCVVKHLKPISNDPNVLTTARRLFHSEAESLAQLGNHDQIPRILAFFEQEQEFFLVQEFIEGHSLADELTPGKQLSESYAIALLEGLLPVLEFIHRQDVIHRDIKPANIIRRKQDSKLVLIDFGAVKQVRAVTSALPNEISNVTVAVGTPGYMPTEQRLGRPRANSDIYALGAIAIQSLVGMYPNNLPEDAQTGEMLWQHRATVSSGLANLLSKMISEHFQDRFQSAAEVWEALSRMKGLAAIPTVTVLPNPPICPPTEAVPQAEENAVGAMPGCELTLEWIEGGQRRTQVIRDRQPSKYPGTFRIGRDPAQCDLVLSDPSVSGLHAEIFYNPQQHCFYVRSLRDSNPPILNGMALPSGEAILDRGSTLRLGQLDLRAIDVAIRSSAGGYTPTPYSPPAPPQNEPPQSLAPTVQPPPTPAPEPIAAPVPPPTPPAPEPIAAPVPPPTPPLPEPPRTSSPNKLAWIAGAIAIGLLAGGAPFAINSLNSSKQCEAVIIANDNIRTEPTADNDNNIIPEFSAQNLEQKFPVTGTKTIEENGKFWVQLNLPGQRLAYAHNTVIANYSEIESCLKKSGKSFALVNAASLITSRPSTTASQAPTRKPPQSSKPAKSSSVPDNKEDSDAKKTASYQQGLKAGQTRGRELGKIDGEANGGQGAMHLEASCGDGAISEVSTNPDYLKGYKQGCEQGYREAFQSAREALNKENTTDNSDGENPPVCGDGKPAEFIEGKGYSCSGEENNPETPNDNPPNSEQSPSPDNSPSPASS, encoded by the coding sequence GTGAAGGCTGGAGAGCAAACGGGTACGATCGCTTTTCAGTCGCTCCAAGTAGCACAGTCGAAAAAAGTAGGGTTATTACCAGTGCAGGGAATCGCGATCGGTCAAATCCTGGATGGGCGTTATAAAATCGTTAAAACTCTCGGGACGGGAGGATTCGGCCATACCTACATTGCCGAGGATCTACGCATACCGGGCAATCCGAAATGCGTGGTCAAGCATCTTAAACCCATCAGCAACGACCCTAATGTTTTAACGACGGCGCGGCGGTTGTTCCACAGCGAAGCCGAATCCCTCGCCCAACTCGGAAACCACGACCAAATTCCCCGAATTTTGGCTTTTTTTGAACAAGAACAAGAGTTTTTTTTAGTTCAAGAATTCATTGAAGGTCATTCTTTGGCGGATGAATTAACTCCCGGAAAACAATTGAGCGAGTCTTATGCGATCGCGCTGCTCGAAGGTCTTTTGCCGGTGCTAGAGTTTATTCACCGGCAAGATGTGATCCATCGGGATATTAAACCGGCTAATATCATCCGGCGCAAGCAGGACAGTAAATTAGTTTTAATTGATTTTGGCGCGGTGAAGCAAGTGCGAGCCGTTACTTCCGCCCTTCCTAACGAAATCTCGAATGTTACGGTAGCGGTGGGGACTCCGGGTTATATGCCAACCGAACAAAGATTGGGCAGACCTCGAGCCAATAGCGATATTTATGCGTTGGGCGCGATCGCGATTCAATCGTTGGTGGGGATGTATCCCAACAATTTGCCCGAAGATGCACAAACCGGCGAAATGCTCTGGCAGCATCGCGCTACAGTGAGTTCGGGACTCGCGAATTTGCTGAGTAAGATGATTTCCGAGCATTTCCAAGATCGCTTCCAGTCCGCTGCCGAAGTCTGGGAAGCACTGTCTCGGATGAAAGGGTTGGCTGCTATCCCGACGGTGACGGTTTTACCGAATCCCCCCATCTGTCCGCCGACTGAAGCTGTCCCCCAAGCCGAAGAAAATGCCGTCGGCGCGATGCCGGGGTGCGAACTGACGTTAGAGTGGATCGAAGGCGGACAGCGGAGAACTCAGGTGATTCGCGATCGCCAGCCCAGCAAATATCCAGGAACGTTCCGCATCGGACGCGATCCCGCGCAATGCGATTTGGTTTTGTCAGATCCCAGCGTTTCGGGGTTGCACGCCGAAATTTTCTACAATCCCCAACAGCACTGTTTTTACGTGCGTTCCTTGCGCGACAGCAATCCCCCCATTCTCAACGGTATGGCACTTCCCAGCGGCGAGGCAATCCTCGATCGCGGGAGTACCCTGCGATTGGGACAACTGGATTTAAGAGCGATCGATGTGGCAATTCGGTCATCTGCGGGAGGCTATACGCCCACTCCTTACAGCCCGCCCGCCCCGCCCCAGAACGAACCGCCTCAATCCCTCGCCCCCACCGTACAACCGCCACCTACCCCCGCCCCCGAGCCAATCGCCGCGCCTGTGCCGCCGCCAACGCCGCCCGCCCCCGAGCCAATCGCCGCGCCTGTACCACCGCCAACACCGCCCCTTCCCGAACCACCCAGAACTTCTTCGCCTAATAAATTAGCTTGGATTGCAGGAGCGATCGCGATCGGTTTATTAGCCGGAGGCGCTCCTTTTGCCATCAATTCTTTGAATTCCTCGAAACAATGCGAAGCCGTCATTATTGCCAATGATAATATTCGCACCGAACCCACTGCCGATAACGATAATAATATTATTCCAGAATTTTCCGCACAGAATCTCGAACAAAAATTCCCCGTTACGGGAACTAAAACGATTGAAGAAAACGGTAAATTTTGGGTTCAACTGAACTTACCCGGACAGCGTTTAGCTTACGCACATAATACGGTCATCGCGAACTACTCGGAAATTGAATCTTGTCTGAAAAAATCAGGTAAATCCTTCGCGCTTGTTAATGCCGCATCCTTAATTACTTCTCGCCCCAGCACAACCGCTTCCCAAGCTCCAACTCGCAAACCGCCTCAATCTTCAAAACCGGCGAAATCCTCATCCGTTCCAGACAATAAAGAAGACTCAGACGCTAAAAAAACAGCCTCTTATCAACAGGGCTTGAAAGCCGGACAAACTCGCGGGCGGGAACTCGGAAAAATCGATGGGGAAGCCAATGGAGGGCAGGGCGCGATGCACCTTGAGGCAAGTTGCGGCGATGGCGCTATTAGCGAAGTTAGCACGAATCCCGACTATCTTAAAGGTTACAAACAGGGCTGCGAGCAAGGTTATCGAGAAGCCTTTCAATCGGCTCGAGAAGCGCTCAACAAAGAAAACACAACGGATAATTCGGACGGTGAAAATCCTCCTGTTTGTGGGGATGGAAAACCAGCCGAATTTATAGAAGGTAAGGGTTACAGTTGCAGCGGGGAAGAGAATAATCCAGAAACCCCGAACGATAATCCACCGAATTCAGAGCAGTCCCCTTCTCCCGATAATTCTCCAAGTCCCGCAAGTTCGTAA
- a CDS encoding Uma2 family endonuclease, whose amino-acid sequence MVTLQLQQLDVPPGQRLLIREVDWSEFEQVLKELSEKRAARIAYSQKTLEIRMPLPQHEREKSLIGDIVKILLEELEIDCECFGSTTFKRQEMGYGIEPDKCFYIQNHAQMRGKRRLNLSVDPPPDLAIEVDVTSKTQLDAYVSLGVAELWIYASGELNIYELQSGQYQPVLISSTFLNFPIVDLVAEVLAQSQQVGRSPALRAFRQKIRNLNDTN is encoded by the coding sequence ATGGTTACTCTTCAACTGCAACAACTCGATGTACCTCCCGGTCAGCGATTGCTAATCCGCGAAGTTGATTGGTCGGAATTTGAACAAGTTTTGAAGGAGTTGAGCGAAAAACGCGCCGCTCGGATTGCTTACAGTCAGAAAACATTAGAAATTCGGATGCCACTCCCCCAACACGAACGAGAAAAATCTCTGATTGGCGATATCGTCAAAATTTTGTTAGAAGAACTCGAAATAGACTGTGAATGTTTTGGTTCGACAACTTTTAAACGTCAAGAGATGGGTTATGGGATTGAACCGGACAAATGCTTTTACATTCAAAATCATGCTCAAATGCGCGGAAAACGACGACTCAATCTTTCGGTCGATCCGCCGCCCGATCTGGCGATTGAAGTCGATGTTACCTCGAAAACTCAATTGGATGCTTACGTTAGTTTAGGGGTTGCCGAACTTTGGATTTATGCCAGCGGGGAACTAAACATTTACGAGCTACAATCGGGACAATATCAGCCCGTTTTAATAAGCTCTACTTTCCTAAATTTCCCGATTGTAGACCTCGTAGCTGAAGTTTTGGCACAAAGTCAGCAAGTCGGAAGAAGTCCCGCTCTCAGAGCCTTTCGCCAGAAAATCCGCAATCTTAATGATACGAATTGA
- a CDS encoding pitrilysin family protein: MKTSKSSFLRRNSPFNWLGWLAIALFLVVSLRAPAIASSPQHYTNLVFPTLKDIQVPQYERYQLENGLTVFLMPDRELPLVSGTAMVRAGSRWEPAEKVGLAELTGTVMRSGGTLEHPADELNQMLEQKAAIVEASIGDNFGSVSFNTLSEDLSTTFKLFAEVIQEPAFVQDKLDLAKKQTEGAIARRNDDPDDIASREFQKLLYGSASPYARTVEYKTLNNISRADVVQFYQTYFRPETTILGIVGDFEPSAMKALVQEAFGSWKSSSPKPTLTPPSATQETTSGLFLADRPQLNQSYIQMGHIGGLLNNPDYPALSVLNGVLNGFGGRLFNEVRSRQGLAYVAYGYWSAQFDYPGSFILGGQTRSEGTVPFIKAMYSEIDRIRTTPISAEELNYAKESILNSFVFNFDDPSKFLARLMRYEYYGYPADFIFKYQRAVKAVTVEDVQRVAGKYLQPGQILTLVVGNQAEIQSALKGLNSNVQTVDVTIPQP, encoded by the coding sequence ATGAAAACCTCGAAATCATCTTTTTTACGCCGAAATTCTCCGTTTAATTGGTTGGGATGGCTCGCGATCGCGCTATTTTTAGTGGTGTCGTTACGCGCGCCCGCGATCGCTTCTTCCCCCCAACATTACACCAATCTCGTATTCCCGACGCTCAAAGACATTCAAGTTCCCCAGTACGAACGCTACCAACTGGAAAACGGCTTAACGGTTTTCTTAATGCCCGATCGCGAGTTACCCTTAGTCAGCGGGACGGCAATGGTACGCGCGGGTTCTCGATGGGAACCGGCGGAAAAAGTCGGTTTGGCAGAACTGACGGGAACGGTAATGCGTTCGGGTGGAACGCTCGAACATCCCGCCGATGAGTTGAACCAAATGCTCGAACAAAAAGCGGCGATTGTTGAAGCAAGCATCGGCGACAATTTTGGATCGGTGAGTTTTAATACCCTCAGCGAAGATTTGAGTACAACCTTCAAACTGTTTGCCGAAGTTATCCAAGAACCGGCTTTTGTGCAAGATAAGCTGGATTTGGCGAAAAAGCAAACTGAAGGCGCGATCGCGCGGCGCAATGACGATCCCGACGATATCGCCAGCCGCGAGTTTCAAAAGTTGCTTTACGGTAGTGCCAGTCCCTACGCTCGCACGGTGGAATATAAAACGTTAAATAATATCTCGCGCGCCGATGTCGTGCAGTTTTATCAAACCTATTTTCGACCGGAAACGACGATTTTAGGGATTGTCGGCGATTTCGAGCCGAGCGCGATGAAAGCGTTGGTACAGGAGGCGTTCGGAAGTTGGAAATCGAGTTCGCCCAAACCGACGCTAACGCCGCCAAGCGCTACCCAGGAAACAACTAGCGGACTGTTTTTAGCCGATCGCCCGCAACTCAATCAAAGTTACATTCAAATGGGGCATATCGGCGGCTTGTTGAATAACCCCGATTACCCGGCGCTGAGTGTCTTAAATGGCGTGTTGAATGGCTTCGGCGGGCGCTTGTTCAACGAAGTGCGATCGCGCCAAGGATTGGCTTATGTGGCGTATGGTTACTGGAGCGCGCAATTTGACTATCCCGGAAGTTTTATTTTAGGGGGACAGACGCGATCGGAAGGAACCGTTCCTTTTATCAAAGCCATGTATTCAGAAATCGATCGCATTCGTACTACTCCAATTTCTGCTGAAGAGTTAAACTACGCCAAAGAATCGATCCTGAATTCTTTCGTCTTTAACTTCGACGATCCGAGTAAATTTCTAGCCCGGTTAATGCGTTACGAATACTATGGTTATCCCGCTGATTTTATCTTTAAATATCAGCGCGCCGTCAAAGCCGTAACCGTAGAAGACGTGCAGCGCGTCGCTGGAAAATACTTGCAACCCGGACAAATTTTAACGTTAGTTGTGGGCAACCAAGCAGAAATTCAATCGGCTTTAAAAGGCCTTAACTCTAACGTACAAACAGTAGATGTAACTATTCCTCAACCTTAA
- a CDS encoding leucine-rich repeat domain-containing protein encodes MTYQEARERIARAAAENWETLDLKCLGLTELPPEIGNCTQLQRLILGDGKDRLNGIGNNLTTLPPEIGQLKSLKILKLGFNRLASLPPEISQLQELRALHLPRNQFDAIPDSVFALPHLVYLNCGDNRIATLSPQIQKLQRLETLVLEINLLEELPEELGMLPVLKGLYLLANPLARLPKSCQQLINLRHFSISGKTWTEVPNEIKHFTKLRNLRLFHSQITELPAFISQLIQLRTLDLSHNQLQQLPEWLGNMTQLTTLDIGGNQLQQLPEWLGNMTQLTTLDIGGNQLQQLPEWLGNMTQLTTLDIGGNQLQQLPEWLGNMTQLTTLDIGGNQLQQLPEWLGNMTQLTTLDIGGNQLQQLPEWLGNMTQLTTLDIGGNQLQQLPEWLGNMTQLTTLDIGGNQLQQLPEWLGNMTQLTTLDIGGNQLQQLPEWLGNMTQLTTLDIGGNQLQQLPEWLGNLMQLTTLYIANNQLQQLPEWLGNMTQLTTLDIGRNKLQQLPEWLGNLTQLTSLRLNDNQLQQLPDWLGNLMQLTTLYIANNQLQQLPEWLGNMTQLTTLDIGGNQLQQLPEWLGHLTQLTSLHLNDNQLKQLPEWLGNLTQLTSLRLNDNQLQQLPDWLGNLMQLTSLYIANNQLQQLPEWLGNLTQLTTLDIANNKLQQLPEWLGNLTQLTTLYLSFNQLQQLPEWLDNLTQLTSLDISFNQLQQLPEWLGNLTQLTSLGIGGNQLQQLPEWLGNMTQLTSLNLWNNQLQQLPESLGNLTQLTSLYIGGNELQQLPEWLGNLTQLRGLYIANNQLQQLPEWLSNLTQLTSLDIEGNELQQLPEWLGNLTQLRSLYIWGNELQQLPESLGNLTQLTSLHLMGNQLKQLPESLGNLTQLTSLSLNYNQLKQLPESLGNLTQLTSFKLGGNQCHSILLVLNNENRQTESG; translated from the coding sequence ATGACGTACCAGGAAGCCCGAGAACGCATCGCGCGCGCCGCCGCCGAAAACTGGGAAACCCTCGACCTCAAATGCTTGGGACTCACCGAACTGCCCCCCGAAATCGGCAACTGCACCCAACTGCAACGGCTGATTCTGGGCGATGGGAAAGACAGATTGAACGGTATCGGTAATAACCTTACTACTCTGCCGCCAGAAATCGGTCAACTGAAGAGCCTGAAAATCCTCAAACTCGGCTTTAACCGCTTGGCGAGCTTGCCCCCAGAAATTAGCCAACTGCAAGAACTGCGCGCGTTGCACCTTCCTAGAAATCAGTTCGATGCAATCCCCGATTCCGTCTTCGCGCTCCCCCACCTCGTTTATCTCAACTGCGGGGACAACCGCATCGCCACCCTTTCCCCCCAAATCCAAAAGCTGCAACGCCTAGAAACCTTGGTGCTAGAAATAAATCTGTTGGAAGAGTTGCCGGAAGAGTTGGGGATGTTGCCGGTTCTTAAAGGATTGTATCTGTTGGCTAATCCGCTGGCTCGGTTGCCGAAGAGTTGTCAGCAGTTGATTAACCTGCGGCATTTCTCGATATCCGGCAAAACTTGGACGGAAGTTCCCAACGAAATTAAGCACTTCACTAAATTGCGAAATTTAAGGCTTTTTCACAGTCAAATTACCGAACTTCCCGCCTTTATTTCGCAACTCATCCAACTAAGAACTCTCGACCTCAGTCACAATCAACTACAACAGTTACCGGAATGGTTGGGCAACATGACGCAACTGACAACTCTCGACATCGGGGGCAATCAGCTACAACAGCTACCGGAATGGTTGGGCAACATGACGCAACTGACAACTCTCGACATCGGGGGCAATCAGCTACAACAGCTACCGGAATGGTTGGGCAACATGACGCAACTGACAACTCTCGACATCGGGGGCAATCAGCTACAACAGCTACCGGAATGGTTGGGCAACATGACGCAACTGACAACTCTCGACATCGGGGGCAATCAGCTACAACAGCTACCGGAATGGTTGGGCAACATGACGCAACTGACAACTCTCGATATTGGGGGCAATCAACTGCAACAGCTACCGGAATGGTTGGGCAACATGACGCAACTGACAACTCTCGATATTGGGGGCAATCAACTGCAACAGCTACCGGAATGGTTGGGCAACATGACGCAACTGACAACTCTCGATATTGGGGGCAATCAACTGCAACAGCTACCGGAATGGTTGGGCAACATGACGCAACTGACAACTCTCGATATTGGGGGCAATCAACTGCAACAGCTACCGGAATGGTTGGGCAACATGACGCAACTGACAACTCTCGATATTGGGGGCAATCAGCTACAACAGCTACCGGAATGGCTGGGCAACCTGATGCAACTGACAACTCTCTACATCGCGAACAATCAACTGCAACAGCTACCGGAATGGCTGGGCAACATGACGCAACTGACAACTCTCGATATTGGGAGAAACAAACTGCAACAGCTACCGGAATGGTTGGGCAACCTCACGCAACTGACGAGTCTCCGCCTCAATGACAATCAACTGCAACAGTTGCCGGACTGGTTGGGCAACCTGATGCAACTGACAACTCTCTACATCGCGAACAATCAACTGCAACAGCTACCGGAATGGCTGGGCAACATGACGCAACTGACAACTCTCGACATCGGGGGCAATCAGCTACAACAGTTGCCGGAATGGTTGGGCCACCTCACGCAACTGACGAGTCTCCACCTCAATGACAATCAGCTAAAACAGCTACCGGAATGGTTGGGCAACCTCACGCAACTGACGAGTCTCCGCCTCAATGACAATCAACTGCAACAGTTGCCGGACTGGTTGGGCAACCTGATGCAACTGACGAGTCTCTACATCGCGAACAATCAGCTGCAACAGCTACCGGAATGGCTGGGCAACCTCACGCAACTGACAACTCTCGACATCGCGAACAATAAACTACAACAGTTGCCGGAATGGTTGGGCAACCTCACGCAACTGACAACTCTCTACCTCAGTTTCAACCAATTGCAACAGCTACCGGAATGGCTGGACAACCTCACGCAACTGACGAGTCTCGACATCAGTTTCAATCAACTGCAACAGCTACCGGAATGGTTGGGCAACCTGACGCAACTGACGAGTCTTGGCATCGGTGGCAATCAACTGCAACAGCTACCGGAATGGTTGGGCAACATGACGCAACTGACGAGTCTTAACCTCTGGAACAATCAACTGCAACAGCTACCGGAATCCTTGGGCAACCTGACGCAACTGACGAGTCTCTACATCGGGGGCAATGAACTGCAACAGCTACCGGAATGGTTGGGCAACCTCACCCAACTGAGGGGTCTCTACATCGCGAACAATCAACTGCAACAGCTACCGGAATGGTTGAGCAACCTCACCCAACTGACGAGTCTCGACATCGAGGGCAATGAACTGCAACAGTTGCCGGAATGGTTGGGCAACCTCACCCAACTGAGGAGTCTCTACATCTGGGGCAATGAACTGCAACAGTTGCCGGAATCCTTGGGTAACCTGACGCAACTGACAAGTCTCCACCTCATGGGCAATCAACTCAAACAGTTACCCGAATCCTTGGGCAACCTGACGCAACTGACAAGTCTTTCCTTAAATTACAATCAACTCAAACAGTTACCCGAATCCTTGGGCAATCTGACGCAACTGACGAGTTTCAAGCTCGGTGGCAATCAATGCCACAGTATCCTCCTCGTTCTCAACAATGAAAATAGGCAAACTGAAAGCGGTTAA
- a CDS encoding pitrilysin family protein, producing the protein MQRCMSQFWQMRKPRRAIAVWSLVLLFWVSLATPVRAQQSIQPYLDRVVKNVTEFTLDNGMKFIVLERTTAPVVSFFTYADVGGTDELPGKTGAAHFLEHLAFKGTPSIGTTDYAAEQKVLDRQDEVFAQIQAAKAAGKTEEVQRLQAEFDKLESQADGFVKQNEFGQIVESAGGVGMNAATSADYTIYFYSLPANKLELWMSLESERFLSPVFREFYKEKQVILEERKLRTENSPIGKTIEAFLDKAYTVHPYKRPVIGYDEDIRNLTRQDIKTFFQTHYTPKKLTVAVVGDVNPARVKELAQTYFGRYPARPEPKSEITPEPPQTGTREVTLKLDSQPWYIEGYHRPDLDHPDNVVYDLITSLMSDGRTSRLYKALVEGKQLALNAQGFSGFPGDKYPNLVFFYAQTAPNRSVEEVAAALHEEIERLKTEPVSEQDLDRVKTQARADLLRSLDSNSGMAQLLAEYQAKTGDWRNLFEELDRISKVTAADVQRVARETFTENNRTIARILPK; encoded by the coding sequence ATGCAACGTTGTATGAGTCAGTTTTGGCAGATGCGTAAGCCGCGTCGCGCTATAGCAGTTTGGAGTCTCGTGCTGTTGTTCTGGGTTTCGCTGGCAACTCCGGTGCGAGCGCAACAATCCATTCAACCTTATTTAGATCGAGTGGTAAAAAATGTCACTGAATTTACCCTCGATAATGGCATGAAATTTATTGTTTTGGAACGAACGACCGCCCCGGTTGTTTCCTTTTTTACCTATGCTGACGTGGGCGGTACGGACGAGCTTCCCGGCAAAACGGGAGCGGCGCACTTCCTCGAACACCTCGCCTTCAAAGGAACGCCCAGCATCGGCACGACGGATTACGCTGCCGAACAGAAGGTTTTAGACCGTCAAGATGAGGTCTTCGCTCAAATTCAGGCGGCGAAGGCAGCCGGAAAAACAGAAGAAGTACAGCGCTTGCAAGCCGAATTCGACAAGCTAGAATCACAAGCTGATGGATTTGTCAAGCAAAACGAATTCGGTCAAATCGTAGAATCTGCGGGCGGTGTGGGCATGAATGCAGCGACCTCTGCCGATTATACGATTTACTTCTACAGCCTCCCCGCGAACAAGCTCGAACTGTGGATGTCGTTGGAATCAGAACGCTTTCTCTCTCCTGTTTTTCGCGAATTTTATAAGGAAAAACAGGTAATCCTGGAAGAACGAAAACTAAGGACGGAAAATTCCCCCATCGGCAAAACGATTGAAGCCTTTCTCGACAAAGCTTATACCGTGCATCCCTACAAACGTCCGGTTATCGGCTACGACGAAGACATTCGCAACCTAACCCGTCAAGACATTAAAACCTTTTTCCAGACGCACTACACCCCCAAAAAACTTACCGTAGCCGTCGTAGGCGATGTTAATCCGGCGCGAGTGAAAGAGTTGGCGCAAACTTACTTCGGGCGCTATCCGGCGCGTCCGGAACCGAAAAGCGAAATTACTCCAGAACCGCCGCAAACCGGAACCCGGGAAGTCACCTTAAAATTAGACTCTCAGCCGTGGTACATCGAGGGCTACCATCGCCCTGACTTAGATCATCCCGATAATGTTGTCTATGACTTGATTACCAGTTTGATGAGCGACGGGCGGACTTCGCGCTTGTATAAAGCTTTGGTGGAAGGCAAACAATTGGCACTCAACGCCCAAGGATTTAGCGGTTTTCCGGGGGATAAGTACCCCAATTTGGTCTTTTTCTACGCACAAACTGCCCCGAATCGCAGTGTTGAAGAAGTGGCCGCTGCGTTGCACGAAGAAATCGAACGTTTGAAAACCGAACCCGTCAGCGAGCAAGATTTAGACCGAGTGAAAACGCAAGCGAGAGCGGATTTGTTGCGATCGCTCGATTCAAATTCTGGGATGGCGCAATTGCTCGCCGAATATCAAGCAAAAACCGGCGATTGGCGCAATTTGTTTGAGGAATTAGACCGCATTTCCAAGGTGACTGCCGCCGATGTTCAGCGCGTCGCACGGGAAACTTTTACCGAAAATAATCGCACCATTGCTCGGATTTTGCCGAAGTAA